Proteins from a genomic interval of Nitrospira sp.:
- a CDS encoding winged helix-turn-helix domain-containing protein, with protein sequence MAGGKEIALTNKEYAILEYLLRNADRVLTRTAIIEHVWDIHYESVTNIVDVHIRSLRAKIDREFAPPLIQTVRGVGYMLKMSEGD encoded by the coding sequence GTGGCAGGCGGCAAGGAAATCGCGCTCACCAATAAGGAATACGCCATCCTCGAATATCTGCTGCGCAATGCGGATCGGGTGCTGACGCGCACTGCCATCATCGAACATGTTTGGGACATCCACTATGAGTCGGTGACCAACATTGTCGATGTGCATATCCGATCCTTACGGGCGAAAATCGACCGCGAGTTCGCTCCGCCGCTCATTCAGACGGTTCGGGGCGTCGGGTACATGCTGAAGATGTCCGAGGGAGATTGA